CCCTCCAGCACGAATATGATCTCATCATGATCGTGCGTATGGGGCTCATGCCTAATCCCGGGCTTAACCTCAGTTATGTGTATGTGAAGGCCAGCATCCCTGACGATCCCTTTCTCCCGATCGAAGATTATCCTGAGGGAGCCCCAAGGGGCCTCGGTTGGGCCGACATCCTTAATATCGATTACCCTTATCCCCTTCTCGGCCAAATCCATCGCCCCGATGACTCAAAGGACCCTTCGCTTAAGCTCTGAAAGCTTGACCCCGCGCTTGAGCGCA
This sequence is a window from Candidatus Bathyarchaeia archaeon. Protein-coding genes within it:
- a CDS encoding cupin domain-containing protein, which encodes MAEKGIRVIDIKDVGPTEAPWGSLRIIFDREKGIVRDAGLHIHITEVKPGIRHEPHTHDHDEIIFVLEGRGSEHSPSGPIEVRPGQVIYIPAGVEHGTGNIGDGILRLIVIFPTETMPRG